The following are encoded in a window of Pongo abelii isolate AG06213 chromosome 14, NHGRI_mPonAbe1-v2.0_pri, whole genome shotgun sequence genomic DNA:
- the LOC100440137 gene encoding ribulose-phosphate 3-epimerase-like, with protein sequence MASGCKIGPSILNSDLASLGAECLWVLDSGADYLHLDASCSSGRSVFYTHMMVSKPEQWVKPMAVAGANQYTFHLEATENPGALIKDTRENGMKVGLAIKPGTSVEYLAPWANQIDMALVMTVEPGFGGQKFMEDMMPKVHWLRTQFPSLDIEVDGRVGSDTVHKCAEAGANMIVSGSAIMRSEDPRSVINLLRNVCSDAAQKRSLDR encoded by the coding sequence ATGGCATCGGGCTGCAAGATTGGCCCATCCATCCTCAACAGCGACCTGGCCAGTTTAGGGGCCGAGTGCCTCTGGGTGCTAGACTCTGGGGCCGATTATCTGCACCTGGATGCATCCTGCTCTTCAGGGAGGTCAGTTTTTTACACGCACATGATGGTGTCCAAGCCAGAACAGTGGGTAAAGCCAATGGCTGTAGCAGGAGCCAATCAGTACACCTTTCATCTCGAGGCTACTGAGAACCCAGGGGCTTTGATTAAAGACACTCGGGAGAATGGGATGAAGGTTGGCCTTGCCATCAAACCAGGAACCTCAGTTGAGTATTTGGCACCATGGGCTAATCAAATAGATATGGCCTTGGTTATGACAGTGGAACCGGGGTTTGGAGGGCAGAAATTCATGGAAGATATGATGCCAAAGGTTCACTGGTTGAGGACCCAGTTCCCATCTTTGGATATAGAGGTCGATGGTAGAGTAGGTTCTGACACTGTCCATAAGTGTGCAGAGGCAGGAGCTAACATGATTGTGTCTGGCAGTGCTATTATGAGGAGTGAAGACCCCAGATCTGTGATCAACCTATTAAGAAATGTTTGCTCAGACGCTGCTCAGAAACGTTCTCTTGATCGATGA